Proteins encoded by one window of Culicoides brevitarsis isolate CSIRO-B50_1 chromosome 2, AGI_CSIRO_Cbre_v1, whole genome shotgun sequence:
- the LOC134828361 gene encoding uncharacterized protein LOC134828361, translating to MSNLSFQIPSWMDKNYFEDVLRHFKNNETLKITNYELKPASKAGDGFASSIFRVICQTGDEEISLIVKTVPIEEGLKRSMINHERAYETEIKMYAEILPEMEKILLKVTGKAVKIGPQMIHFSLKPSPVLILEDLVRSRGCEMSEKTFGLEESVRIMKRLAQFHASSVVINEKIKNLTEMRNSFFHIDKKKEFNLAKIVLQPNVKRFIEAVESRGDYNSVIIERLKYFYDHFEELMEEVYISTDNKKHFVLTHNDFHRKNMLFRMKNGTFEEFYVFDYQFCLWSTPIIDFCYFFYQVANTETRQKHRSDLLAVYLDEFQKILKAFNCKSTILSLNDLEEDFRQHKAAEINQIITFFKFQFMTFNDEDLKNASDKEPMSKTDAVFASDAFHEAVKPELERLLGENGF from the exons aaaaattattttgaagacGTTTTGCGACATTTTAAGAAcaatgaaactttaaaaatcacaaattacgAACTGAAACCCGCCTCAAAGGCAGGAGATGGCTTTGCAAGTAGCATTTTTCGAGTCATTTGTCAAACGGGGGacgaagaaatttcattaattgtcAAGACAGTTCCCATTGAAGAGGGTCTCAAGAGGTCCATGATCAATCACGAGCGAGCTTATGAAACGGAAATTAAAATGTACGCCGAAATTTTACCGGaaatggagaaaattttactaaaagtcACCGGAAAAGCAGTAAAAATTGGTCCCCAAATGATCCATTTCTCACTAAAACCGAGTCCAGTATTAATTTTAGAGGATTTAGTGAGGAGTCGAGGTTGTGAAATGTCAGAAAAAACATTTGGACTGGAAGAATCCGTGAGAATTATGAAAAGATTGGCGCAATTTCACGCGAGTTCCGTtgtaataaacgaaaaaatcaaaaatttgacggAAATGCGGAACTCATTTTTTCATATCGACAAGaaaaaggaatttaatttGGCGAAAATCGTATTGCAACCGAACGTTAAGAGGTTTATTGAAGCAGTTGAGAGCCGGGGAGACTACAATTCAGTAATTATTGAACGTTTGAAGTACTTTTATGACCATTTCGAGGAGTTGATGGAAGAAGTTTACATTTCTACCGAcaataaaaagcattttgTGTTGACCCATAAcgattttcatcgaaaaaatatgctttttcGCATGAAAAATGGGACTTTCGAGGAGTTTTATGTg tTCGATTACCAATTCTGCCTTTGGTCAACTCCAATCATcgatttttgttactttttctaCCAAGTTGCCAATACGGAGACTCGTCAGAAGCACCGCAGTGACCTACTTGCCGTTTATTtggatgaatttcaaaaaatattaaaagcttttaactGTAAATCCACGATTTTGTCCTTGAATGACCTTGAAGAGGACTTTCGTCAACATAAAGCTGCTGAAATCAACCAAATTATcacatttttcaagtttcaGTTCATGACTTTTAATGATGAGGACCTCAAAAATGCTTCTGATAAAGAACCGATGTCGAAAACTGACGCCGTGTTTGCTTCGGATGCCTTTCATGAAGCTGTTAAGCCCGAATTGGAACGACTTTTAGGcgaaaatggattttaa